One genomic region from Arthrobacter pigmenti encodes:
- a CDS encoding proline racemase family protein, with amino-acid sequence MKTRRIFHAVDSHTEGMPTRVITGGVGTFPGSTMAERRQWFIENSDSLRTLLMYEPRGHASMSGAILQPPTRPDADFGVLFIEVSGLLPMCGHGTIGVATVLVETGMVEVTEPVTTIRLDTPAGLVVAEVAVDDGAATSVTIRNVPSFALALDQSVSVDGLGKVAYDIAFGGNFYAVVDLESLGLPFERSAKNQLLGAGLRIMDAINVQAPPVHPERPDIVGCHHVYLKAPGSTAAHSRHAMAIHPGWFDRSPCGTGTSARMAQLHARGELALNTDFVNESYIGTQFIGRLIGKTTVGPFEAVVPTITGRAWLTGTAQYFLDPSDPFPAGFLL; translated from the coding sequence ATGAAAACGAGGCGTATCTTCCACGCCGTCGACTCCCATACCGAGGGTATGCCCACGCGCGTGATCACGGGCGGCGTGGGCACGTTCCCGGGCTCCACGATGGCGGAGCGGCGTCAGTGGTTCATCGAAAACAGCGACTCCCTCCGCACGCTCCTGATGTATGAACCGCGCGGACACGCCTCCATGAGCGGCGCCATCCTTCAGCCGCCCACCCGGCCCGACGCGGACTTCGGGGTCCTGTTCATCGAGGTATCAGGGCTCCTGCCGATGTGCGGCCACGGCACCATCGGGGTGGCCACCGTCCTCGTCGAAACGGGCATGGTCGAGGTCACCGAACCAGTCACCACCATCCGGCTGGATACCCCGGCCGGCCTCGTGGTCGCGGAAGTGGCGGTCGACGACGGCGCAGCCACCTCGGTCACCATCCGGAACGTACCGTCTTTCGCCCTCGCGCTGGACCAGAGTGTCAGTGTGGACGGTCTCGGCAAGGTTGCCTATGACATCGCCTTCGGCGGCAACTTCTACGCCGTCGTCGACCTTGAGTCGCTCGGACTTCCCTTTGAGCGCTCCGCCAAGAACCAGTTGCTGGGCGCCGGGCTGCGCATCATGGACGCCATCAACGTGCAGGCTCCGCCGGTGCACCCGGAACGCCCGGACATCGTCGGCTGCCATCACGTCTACCTCAAGGCACCCGGATCCACCGCCGCGCATTCCCGGCACGCGATGGCCATCCACCCGGGCTGGTTTGACCGCTCGCCCTGCGGCACCGGAACCAGCGCCCGGATGGCCCAGCTCCACGCGCGTGGGGAACTGGCGCTCAATACGGACTTCGTGAACGAGTCCTATATCGGCACGCAGTTCATCGGGCGCCTCATCGGGAAGACCACCGTGGGGCCTTTCGAGGCGGTTGTTCCGACGATCACCGGCCGCGCCTGGCTCACGGGCACGGCCCAGTACTTCCTCGATCCAAGCGACCCCTTCCCCGCGGGGTTCCTCCTGTGA
- a CDS encoding dihydrodipicolinate synthase family protein, producing the protein MSPSSTNRSQPWHGVLVATTLPFREAETGALEVDLENYGRHVAWLAENGCDGVAPNGSLGEYQNLSDAERAAVVETAVAHAPKGFTVMPGVAAYGAHQARHWADQAAEAGAQAVMLLPPNTYRAEPRAVVDHYREVAKAGLPICAYNNPIDTKVDLVPELLAELYNEGLIVAVKEFTGDVRRSYQIAEVAPGLEIMVGSDDVLLEGAIAGAVGWLSGYPNAIPRETVALYNAAVSGDLETAVPLYRIMHRLLRWDSKTEFVQSIKLSMDIAGRYGGPSRAPRLPLRADQHEQVTADTEWVLAELARLADEGKIERSSR; encoded by the coding sequence ATGTCACCCAGTTCCACCAACCGCTCCCAGCCGTGGCACGGCGTCCTCGTGGCCACCACTTTGCCCTTCCGTGAAGCGGAAACCGGGGCGCTCGAAGTTGACCTCGAGAACTACGGCCGGCACGTCGCCTGGCTCGCCGAGAACGGCTGCGACGGCGTAGCCCCCAACGGCTCGCTCGGCGAATACCAGAACCTTTCCGACGCGGAGCGCGCTGCGGTAGTCGAGACCGCCGTCGCCCACGCCCCGAAGGGCTTCACCGTGATGCCCGGCGTAGCTGCCTACGGTGCACACCAGGCCCGCCACTGGGCGGACCAGGCGGCAGAAGCCGGCGCCCAGGCGGTCATGCTGCTTCCTCCCAACACCTACCGGGCTGAGCCCCGCGCCGTCGTCGACCACTATCGCGAGGTCGCGAAGGCGGGCCTGCCGATCTGCGCCTACAACAACCCGATCGACACCAAGGTTGACCTGGTTCCCGAACTTCTCGCTGAACTCTACAACGAGGGCCTGATTGTGGCGGTCAAGGAGTTCACCGGCGACGTACGCCGCTCCTACCAGATCGCTGAAGTGGCACCGGGCCTCGAAATCATGGTGGGCTCGGATGACGTTCTGTTGGAAGGTGCGATTGCCGGTGCGGTTGGCTGGCTCTCGGGCTACCCGAACGCCATTCCCCGCGAGACCGTTGCGCTGTACAACGCTGCAGTTTCCGGCGACCTGGAAACCGCGGTTCCGCTGTACCGGATCATGCACCGCCTGCTCCGTTGGGACTCGAAGACCGAGTTCGTGCAGTCCATCAAGCTGTCCATGGACATCGCCGGCCGCTACGGCGGACCTTCGCGCGCACCGCGCCTTCCGCTTCGCGCCGACCAGCACGAGCAGGTTACCGCCGACACCGAATGGGTGCTGGCTGAGCTCGCACGGCTTGCCGATGAAGGCAAGATCGAGCGCAGCAGCCGCTAG
- a CDS encoding metal-dependent hydrolase family protein, whose amino-acid sequence MENALIFDGSPDLVEGTLVFRDGTVQAPDAQGKDGRVIDARGKVVIPGLIDAHFHAYGISLDGFEYERGPLSYSALVGARRLGDALRRGFTTVRDVAGGDIGLSNAIKQGLIVSPRYYYTGAALSQTGGHGDPRSGEIDVCFTHGHMCEVVDGVDNLRKTVRERFRTGSHAIKIMTSGGVVSLTDPIRLPQYSAEEIRAVTEEAARRGSYVAAHAYSSEAIAHSVTNGVRSIEHGNLMDVETAQLMAEHGSFLVPTLAAYDAMNRRGDEVGLNPISKAKNAEVLDAGMVAIQRALEAGVKTGFGSDLMGDLDNDQLMGVRLQIEAAGVLETLRSMTSVNAELIGNESIGSLAAGSAADAVVLDGNPFEDPAVLWDESRPRTVIQGGNVVS is encoded by the coding sequence GTGGAAAACGCTCTGATCTTCGACGGCAGCCCGGATCTGGTTGAGGGAACGCTGGTATTCCGCGACGGGACCGTTCAGGCGCCTGATGCGCAGGGTAAGGACGGCCGGGTGATCGACGCCCGCGGGAAAGTGGTGATCCCCGGACTGATCGACGCCCACTTCCATGCGTACGGAATCAGCCTGGATGGATTCGAGTATGAGCGCGGGCCCCTGAGCTATTCAGCGCTGGTCGGCGCCAGGCGTCTTGGTGACGCGCTCCGGCGCGGATTCACCACCGTGCGCGATGTCGCCGGCGGTGACATCGGGCTGTCCAACGCCATCAAGCAAGGACTGATCGTTTCCCCTCGCTACTACTACACGGGTGCGGCGCTGAGCCAGACAGGCGGCCATGGGGATCCCCGATCGGGCGAGATTGACGTCTGCTTCACCCACGGCCACATGTGTGAGGTGGTCGACGGCGTCGACAATCTGCGCAAAACCGTCAGGGAACGCTTCCGCACCGGCAGCCACGCAATCAAGATCATGACTTCAGGGGGAGTGGTGTCCCTGACGGACCCCATCCGGTTGCCGCAGTATTCGGCCGAGGAGATCCGTGCGGTGACAGAGGAGGCAGCCCGGCGCGGCAGCTATGTCGCCGCCCATGCCTACTCCTCGGAGGCCATCGCACACTCGGTGACCAACGGCGTCCGCTCCATCGAGCACGGAAACCTGATGGACGTAGAGACGGCACAGCTGATGGCTGAACACGGCAGTTTCCTCGTCCCCACCCTTGCCGCCTATGACGCGATGAACCGCCGGGGCGACGAGGTGGGCCTGAACCCAATCTCGAAGGCCAAGAACGCTGAAGTGCTCGACGCCGGCATGGTCGCCATCCAGCGTGCACTCGAGGCCGGTGTGAAGACCGGCTTCGGGTCGGACCTGATGGGTGACCTCGACAATGACCAGCTCATGGGCGTCCGGCTCCAGATCGAGGCTGCGGGAGTACTCGAGACGCTGCGCTCCATGACCAGCGTGAATGCTGAGCTGATCGGCAACGAGAGCATCGGCTCCCTTGCGGCGGGGTCCGCGGCAGACGCCGTCGTTCTCGATGGAAACCCCTTCGAGGACCCGGCCGTGCTGTGGGACGAAAGCCGGCCCCGGACCGTCATTCAGGGCGGGAACGTCGTCAGCTAG
- a CDS encoding FCD domain-containing protein, protein MAVEKKFEIHTIKKTSLRETVARALRAAIISGEMVPGIVYSAPSLGARFGVSATPVREAMLDLVRENLVTVEPNKGFRVTEVSEKDLDHMAQIRILLEPPVVREVTPIIPASDIPMLRAMAQEIVDRGTEGDLVAYMDADREFHIRLLEYSGNTRLVELISDLRSHSRLLGLTNLAEQGRLRQSAEEHLRMVDLIEAGKAEELEELVRQHITHVRGVWAKPAESQEATS, encoded by the coding sequence GTGGCGGTAGAGAAGAAGTTTGAGATCCATACGATCAAGAAGACAAGTCTTCGGGAGACCGTTGCGCGCGCCTTGAGGGCGGCGATCATCTCGGGTGAGATGGTGCCCGGGATCGTTTACTCGGCGCCGAGCCTGGGAGCACGTTTCGGCGTTTCCGCTACGCCGGTCCGGGAGGCGATGCTGGACCTCGTACGCGAAAACCTGGTGACCGTGGAGCCCAACAAGGGCTTTCGGGTTACCGAGGTCTCCGAGAAGGACCTGGACCACATGGCGCAGATCCGGATCCTCCTTGAGCCGCCGGTGGTGCGTGAGGTCACGCCGATCATCCCGGCATCCGATATTCCGATGCTCCGCGCCATGGCGCAGGAAATCGTGGACCGCGGCACGGAGGGTGATCTTGTTGCGTACATGGACGCGGACCGCGAATTCCACATCCGGCTGCTCGAGTACAGCGGCAACACGCGGCTGGTGGAACTGATCTCCGACCTCCGTTCCCACAGCCGGCTGCTTGGCCTCACCAACCTTGCCGAGCAGGGCAGGTTGCGGCAATCGGCGGAAGAACACCTGCGCATGGTGGACCTCATCGAGGCGGGCAAGGCTGAGGAGCTCGAAGAGCTGGTCCGCCAGCACATCACGCATGTCCGCGGCGTCTGGGCGAAGCCGGCGGAGAGCCAGGAAGCAACGTCGTAA
- a CDS encoding DUF308 domain-containing protein: MNAGFPGTAASPALWRAFLLRAAVAGAFGLLTIFWGQPSVHVLSVAGGLYFLATAATVFLQERSLRAQDAAPSWLTGTAPVLLAVAGLLNLWIHTDAMFAGTGALVLIVSGVVDVVVGMRNRGKHAAARDFLLVGVVSVLTGALLPLFQPLGAHALLGVSGGGAVITAVLLALAALSYRHDARQAADPGTRGNPVN, encoded by the coding sequence ATGAACGCGGGTTTCCCGGGAACTGCGGCATCGCCTGCCCTGTGGCGGGCCTTTCTGTTGCGTGCGGCAGTCGCCGGAGCGTTTGGACTCTTGACCATCTTCTGGGGGCAACCCTCCGTGCACGTGCTGTCCGTTGCCGGCGGCCTGTACTTCCTCGCGACGGCGGCCACCGTGTTCCTGCAGGAGCGAAGCCTCCGCGCACAGGACGCTGCACCCTCGTGGCTGACAGGCACCGCGCCGGTTCTCCTCGCCGTGGCCGGTTTGCTGAACCTGTGGATCCACACGGACGCGATGTTCGCCGGGACTGGTGCGCTCGTGCTGATCGTCTCCGGTGTGGTGGACGTCGTCGTCGGAATGCGAAACCGGGGCAAGCACGCCGCCGCGCGTGACTTCCTGCTCGTCGGCGTTGTCTCGGTGCTCACGGGCGCCCTCCTGCCCCTCTTCCAGCCGCTGGGCGCGCACGCATTGCTGGGCGTGAGCGGCGGAGGCGCCGTGATCACGGCCGTTCTGCTGGCTCTGGCCGCCCTCAGCTACCGGCACGACGCCCGCCAGGCGGCGGATCCTGGAACGCGCGGCAACCCCGTAAACTAG
- a CDS encoding MATE family efflux transporter, with translation MTATVPDRRHLSRSILRLAVPALGALIAEPLFLLADSAIVGHLGVNELAGVGLAATVLQTAVGLMVFLAYSTTPAVARFLGAGRMQDALAAGRDGVGLALLLGAVLSVLGWIFAPALTALMGAEGEVHRFAVDYLRYSMPGLTAMLVVLAATGVLRGLQDTRTPLVVAGAGFGANIVLNYVLVYGFGLSVAGSALGTSIAQWGMAAVYLVIIYRNSRRNTVSLRPTWRGVRATARVGSWLMLRTASLRFAIVATVVVATAQGPVSLAAHQLVMTVFAFLAFALDALAIAAQALIGKELGAGDKPLAHALTRIMIRWGIGFGVLTGVLLAVAAPFAGWIFTSDQTVQAAFAVGLWVLAAAQPICGYVFVLDGVLIGAGDARYLALAGVVNLVLYVPLLAIVFGAGLTGLTGIVWLWAAFGVGYMAARALTLGWRVRTDRWMITGAG, from the coding sequence GTGACAGCAACAGTTCCTGACCGCAGGCACCTTAGCCGCTCCATCCTGCGCCTGGCCGTACCGGCACTTGGCGCCCTCATCGCCGAGCCGCTGTTCCTGCTTGCCGACTCGGCAATCGTCGGTCACCTGGGCGTCAACGAGCTGGCCGGCGTGGGACTGGCCGCGACGGTGCTGCAGACCGCCGTCGGGCTCATGGTTTTCCTCGCCTACTCAACCACTCCCGCCGTCGCCCGCTTCCTCGGTGCCGGCCGCATGCAGGACGCGCTGGCCGCAGGGCGCGACGGCGTTGGCCTGGCCCTCCTGCTGGGTGCGGTCCTGTCAGTGCTGGGCTGGATCTTCGCACCCGCCCTGACCGCCCTGATGGGGGCCGAGGGAGAAGTGCACCGGTTCGCGGTCGACTACCTCCGGTACTCCATGCCCGGCCTTACCGCCATGCTCGTAGTCCTCGCCGCAACCGGCGTACTGCGAGGGCTTCAGGACACCCGGACCCCGCTGGTTGTCGCGGGTGCGGGGTTCGGCGCCAACATTGTGCTCAACTACGTCCTGGTTTACGGCTTCGGACTGTCGGTTGCCGGTTCAGCGCTCGGGACCAGCATCGCGCAGTGGGGGATGGCCGCCGTCTACCTGGTCATCATCTACCGCAACTCCCGCCGGAACACCGTCTCCCTGCGGCCAACCTGGCGCGGCGTACGGGCAACCGCGCGCGTGGGGTCCTGGCTGATGTTGCGCACCGCGAGCCTTCGCTTCGCCATCGTGGCAACGGTTGTTGTCGCCACAGCCCAAGGCCCGGTCTCGCTCGCCGCCCACCAGCTGGTCATGACCGTCTTCGCGTTCCTCGCGTTTGCGCTGGACGCCCTCGCCATTGCCGCGCAGGCCCTCATCGGCAAGGAGCTGGGCGCAGGCGACAAGCCGCTGGCGCACGCCCTTACGCGCATCATGATCCGCTGGGGTATCGGGTTCGGGGTACTCACAGGCGTACTGCTGGCAGTCGCCGCTCCGTTCGCAGGCTGGATCTTTACGTCCGACCAAACCGTGCAGGCAGCGTTCGCCGTCGGGCTCTGGGTGCTCGCGGCGGCTCAACCCATCTGCGGGTACGTCTTCGTCCTCGACGGCGTGCTGATCGGAGCCGGTGACGCACGGTATCTGGCGCTCGCCGGCGTCGTAAATCTGGTTCTCTACGTGCCGCTCCTGGCGATCGTCTTCGGTGCTGGGCTCACAGGGCTGACCGGAATCGTCTGGCTGTGGGCGGCCTTCGGGGTCGGCTACATGGCGGCGCGGGCGCTGACGCTCGGCTGGCGGGTGCGCACGGACCGCTGGATGATTACCGGTGCCGGCTAG
- a CDS encoding LCP family protein yields the protein MRPEQSSLGNTQPSRGRLRPAVAWTVANAVLPGTALLKSGRRSGWAFLVFFLAVPLGAVAAYFLFDGLDLILRIAVRPNALIGVALALVAFALCWALLVVAGNYLMNSLFGLGGRKRLVSMTVCVVLVAAVGVPAGFVVRALEAQRSLLLNSFITDDDASFGLGESRDTRATPASEDPWAGQPRLNIMLLGHDAGQDRVGTRPDTIMVASIDTRSGATSLFSIPRNLQYVEFPAGSPMHDAFPNGFDAYGPTENLINAVWTWAADHPDMFPHSGNPGLIATRQAVEQTLGLAMDRYAMVNLQGFAEVVDALGGVEIVVERRIPTDAGRFIAPGRQLLNGGEALWYARSREGSDDFDRICRQQRLVGAMIDSVDPARIAGSFVQLARAAESNISTDIRVSELDAMVELLFKVRAGGISNHPITPTVINPGAPDFDALHHWVDAAIGEDGIRPTPEAPTPPQDGDPEPTPPADQEPARAGDPAPLPTQNGGPESEIAGCTP from the coding sequence ATGCGTCCGGAACAGAGCAGCCTGGGCAACACCCAGCCTTCCCGCGGGCGCTTGCGGCCTGCGGTCGCCTGGACCGTTGCTAACGCGGTGTTGCCGGGTACGGCTCTGCTGAAGTCCGGGCGAAGGTCCGGCTGGGCGTTTCTTGTTTTCTTCCTAGCCGTCCCTCTCGGCGCCGTAGCCGCATATTTCCTGTTTGACGGACTGGATCTGATCCTTCGAATCGCGGTCCGGCCCAATGCACTGATAGGCGTTGCCCTGGCCCTGGTGGCCTTCGCGCTGTGTTGGGCACTCCTCGTTGTGGCGGGCAACTACTTGATGAATTCCCTTTTCGGGCTCGGAGGCCGAAAGCGACTTGTCAGTATGACGGTGTGCGTTGTCCTGGTAGCCGCAGTCGGAGTGCCGGCAGGGTTTGTAGTGCGCGCGCTCGAGGCGCAGCGCTCACTCCTGCTGAACTCGTTCATTACCGACGACGACGCAAGCTTTGGTCTAGGAGAAAGCCGCGACACGCGCGCAACGCCGGCATCTGAAGACCCATGGGCGGGCCAGCCGCGCCTGAACATCATGCTGCTCGGGCATGATGCAGGCCAGGACCGCGTCGGCACCAGACCGGACACAATCATGGTCGCTTCAATAGATACCCGCAGCGGCGCCACCAGCCTCTTCAGCATTCCGCGCAATCTGCAGTACGTCGAATTTCCAGCGGGAAGTCCCATGCACGATGCCTTCCCGAACGGCTTCGATGCGTACGGACCCACCGAGAACCTCATCAATGCAGTCTGGACCTGGGCTGCAGACCATCCGGATATGTTTCCCCATTCCGGGAATCCGGGGTTGATCGCAACCCGGCAGGCAGTTGAACAAACACTGGGGCTTGCCATGGACCGCTACGCCATGGTCAATTTGCAGGGCTTCGCGGAGGTGGTCGATGCCCTTGGCGGTGTTGAAATTGTTGTGGAGCGTCGCATCCCAACGGACGCAGGGCGTTTCATCGCGCCGGGCCGGCAGCTTCTGAATGGCGGAGAGGCCCTCTGGTACGCACGCTCGCGCGAGGGATCTGACGATTTCGACCGCATTTGCCGTCAGCAGAGGCTTGTCGGGGCGATGATCGACTCGGTCGATCCGGCCAGGATCGCGGGCTCCTTCGTCCAACTCGCGCGGGCCGCGGAAAGCAACATTTCGACGGATATTCGGGTGAGTGAGCTCGACGCCATGGTGGAACTGTTGTTCAAGGTCAGAGCGGGTGGCATCTCGAACCATCCGATCACCCCTACGGTGATCAACCCCGGCGCCCCCGACTTTGACGCTCTGCACCACTGGGTCGATGCGGCGATCGGAGAAGACGGAATCCGTCCCACTCCCGAAGCCCCAACTCCGCCCCAGGACGGCGATCCGGAGCCAACGCCGCCAGCTGACCAGGAACCCGCTCGGGCCGGTGATCCCGCACCGCTTCCAACCCAGAACGGGGGACCCGAGAGCGAGATCGCCGGGTGCACTCCCTAA